A genomic stretch from Myripristis murdjan chromosome 12, fMyrMur1.1, whole genome shotgun sequence includes:
- the ark2ca gene encoding E3 ubiquitin-protein ligase RNF165, with the protein MCCDWKGPFPWTICLTGHRHNKGPRMVLVHVGYLVLPVFGSVRNRGAHFTRHQHSHATSCRHFHLGAPQAPIPAEFPLGHASQPPQTGLATHLPPAHHPPLTALPAPPQFQDVPGPPFLPQALHQQYLIQQQLLEAQHRRILPHSRRTQDRVPLNPHRLRSGYEYSPPLHVPQPITQQPRYLAEGTDWDLSVDAGLPHHQYQLQQLPQHYQHYLASPRMHHFPRNTSSAQVVVHEIRNYPYPQLHLLALQSLNPSRHATAVRESYEELLQLEDRLGSVSRGAVQTTIERFTFPHKYKKRKPLELKIGEEETDVDEKCTICLSMLEDGEDVRRLPCMHLFHQGCVDQWLATSRKCPICRVDIETQLNPDS; encoded by the exons ATGTGCTGCGATTGGAAGGGACCATTTCCATGGACCATCTGTCTCACTGGCCACCGACACAACAAAGGACCCAGGATGGTGTTAGTACATGTTGGATATCTGGTTCTTCCCGTCTTCGGCTCAGTTAGAAACAGAG GAGCACACTTCACCAGGCATCAACACAGCCATGCTACCTCCTGCCGACACTTTCACCTGGGTGCCCCCCAAGCACCCATCCCAGCTGAGTTCCCTCTGGGACACGCCAGCCAGCCCCCCCAGACAGGCCTGGCCACCCACCTGCCCCCAGCACACCATCCGCCCCTCACTGCCCTGCCTGCACCCCCCCAGTTCCAGGATGTGCCAGGGCCTCCATTCCTACCTCAGGCCTTACACCAGCAATACCTCATCCAACAACAGCTTCTTGAGGCGCAGCACCGCAGGATTCTCCCACACTCCAG AAGAACCCAGGATCGTGTTCCCCTGAATCCTCACCGACTGCGGTCAGGCTATGAGtactcccctcccctccatgtTCCCCAGCCAATCACACAGCAGCCGCGGTACCTGGCCGAGGGCACAGACTG ggATCTCAGTGTAGACGCTGGCCTCCCTCACCACCAGtaccagctgcagcagctcccacAGCACTATCAGCATTACCTTGCCTCTCCCAGAATGCACCACTTCCCCAGGAACACATCCTCGGCACAAGTG gTTGTGCATGAAATCAGAAACTACCCCTACCCCCAGCTCCACCTGTTGGCATTGCAAAGCCTAAATCCTTCTCGGCATGCCACCGCTGTGCGAGAAAGCTACGAG gaGCTGTTGCAGCTGGAGGATCGCCTGGGCAGTGTCAGCAGAGGGGCTGTGCAGACAACCATAGAAAGATTCACCTTtccacacaaatacaaaaag AGAAAGCCCCTGGAGTTGAAGAtaggggaggaggagacagatgtGGATGAGAAATGcaccatctgtctgtccatgctggaggatggagaggacgTCAG gAGATTACCCTGCATGCACCTCTTCCACCAGGGCTGTGTGGACCAATGGCTGGCCACGAGCAGGAAGTGTCCCATCTGTCGAGTTGACATCGAAACACAGCTGAACCCCGACAGCTGA